The following proteins are encoded in a genomic region of Magnolia sinica isolate HGM2019 chromosome 1, MsV1, whole genome shotgun sequence:
- the LOC131246957 gene encoding oligopeptide transporter 4-like yields MCREVYERFRASYKGKEDIHTRLMRKYKDILEWWFYLLLVVTVGISLIMCTALKDQVQLPWWGLLFACAIAFVFTLPISIITATTNQTLGLNIITEYIMGLILPGRPIANVCFKVYGYRSMTQAISFLSDFKLGHYMKILPRSMFLVQMALRETINRILESTTSSPENAGSVLHVQGL; encoded by the exons ATGTGCAGGGAGGTGTATGAACGTTTTCGAGCTTCCTATAAAGGCAAGGAAGACATCCACACCAGGTTGATGAGGAAGTACAAGGACATTCTTGAATGGTGGTTCTACCTGTTGCTGGTGGTGACTGTTGGAATCTCGCTTATCATGTGCACTGCCCTAAAAGACCAGGTTcaactgccatggtggggtctcCTATTCGCCTGCGCTATTGCCTTTGTTTTCACTCTTCCCATCAGCATTATAACTGCCACTACAAATCAG ACGCTGGGGCTGAACATCATCACAGAATACATCATGGGTTTAATACTACCAGGAAGGCCAATAGCCAATGTTTGCTTCAAAGTGTATGGGTATAGGAGCATGACACAGGCCATCTCCTTCCTTTCTGATTTCAAGCTTGGACACTACATGAAGATCCTGCCAAGATCAATGTTCTTagttcag ATGGCGCTTAGGGAAACTATCAACCGCATCTTGGAGTCAACTACCAGTAGTCCAGAAAATGCTGGAAGTGTATTACATGTGCAAGGTTTGTAA